A region from the Fusarium musae strain F31 chromosome 1, whole genome shotgun sequence genome encodes:
- a CDS encoding hypothetical protein (EggNog:ENOG41) — translation MPGGVCAVLDYEVDMMSEYVAEMATRVVTPEAAVTSPFRKFVSQILTSTRLPSTTILLGMNYLAKRINTLKGQGPYKASEGQVWRYLTVSLLLGSKFLDDNTFQNRSWSEVSGIAVSELNSLEFEWVESMGWRLYVNLDMSKDYQAWLENWREWQEIKKRQVAQASRERLASIVPAIDTDIARHSGQRQSPHSRYLQEQVAEYERYQAMKAQQQSYRPRESGWGQSSWGAPLTPPDSGYGTPDYAMSATSSNERYNEWFSQAATQYATRYPQPPAQTTFYPNSRHNSYGGHYSYSQNMWEHGLAECSCAACVDPMKQQVPYFVPHGYSQPVIG, via the coding sequence ATGCCCGGAGGCGTGTGTGCCGTCCTCGATTACGAGGTCGACATGATGTCCGAGTACGTTGCTGAGATGGCCACTCGCGTTGTTACACCCGAGGCTGCAGTGACTTCGCCCTTCCGCAAGTTCGTGTCTCAGATTCTCACTTCCACACGACTGCCCAGCACCACGATCCTCCTCGGAATGAACTATCTCGCCAAGAGAATCAACACCTTGAAGGGACAGGGTCCTTATAAGGCCTCTGAGGGACAGGTCTGGCGCTACCTGACCGTTTCCCTGCTTCTGGGAAGCAAGTTTCTTGATGACAACACCTTCCAGAATCGCTCTTGGTCTGAAGTGAGTGGTATTGCAGTGTCAGAGCTCAATTCGCTTGAGTTCGAATGGGTCGAATCTATGGGTTGGCGACTGTATGTCAATCTCGATATGAGCAAGGACTACCAGGCCTGGCTTGAGAATTGGCGCGAATGGcaagagatcaagaagcgacAGGTCGCCCAGGCCAGCCGCGAGAGGCTTGCATCTATTGTCCCCGCCATCGACACAGACATCGCCAGACATTCTGGTCAGCGCCAGTCACCTCACTCGCGTTACCTTCAGGAACAGGTTGCTGAGTACGAGCGTTACCAGGCTATGAAGGCACAACAACAGAGTTATCGCCCACGCGAATCTGGCTGGGGCCAAAGTTCTTGGGGTGCCCCCCTTACGCCCCCCGATTCTGGATATGGTACCCCAGACTATGCCATGTCAGCTACCTCGAGCAACGAGCGCTACAACGAGTGGTTCTCACAGGCTGCTACTCAGTATGCTACTCGATACCCTCAGCCTCCTGCTCAGACCACTTTCTACCCTAACTCGCGCCACAACTCCTACGGCGGCCACTACTCCTACTCTCAGAACATGTGGGAACATGGTCTCGCCGAGTGCAGCTGTGCTGCTTGTGTGGATCCCATGAAGCAGCAGGTTCCTTACTTCGTGCCTCACGGCTACAGTCAGCCCGTCATAGGCTAA
- a CDS encoding hypothetical protein (EggNog:ENOG41) has translation MAQSMSTQEQQLCQFLADLPSRFNYRFTEDASRELLTSLFWSLAGGKSEYMRLLFPDGKIGEALKLSDSQGAVEGAEYTEAARGKRCGHIFKPGEASYMCRTCGTDETCCLCARCFDSTDHTGHMVRIHISVGNSGCCDCGDDEAWRTPLFCTIHSHVQGGTDKGKGKEAACLPEDLVTNLQMTIGRVFDYICDVISCSPEQLRQAKTQESILEDEQSSRLSSKYYGPDAEPCTEFALILWNDEKHTVQEVQDQVARACRKSRKLAAENAWETDAIGRSILTYMPDVKRLLDMAAIMEAIRVTVTIRSARDTFREQMCGTLVEWLSDISGCSVGHDNSILRRTVCEQVMIPWRQGSQATHTMGLIDDEEEDDQIVDSRRRFDGMNARFILALQAAANTGTGVQIEIDDDSDDGEDEEDADADMDDQGQHSPSSSVAGGDEDEDDDVMMVDARGDVGDLGMNWRDNDQALEEDEATMAGYPPPPPPPPAQVTSQGQGQGQGQAQTQSEAPARARDREATPSDSDTAEPLIAPSIYAKANAEIPKTPGKTEKLVPRPGRYWIETPAVYTQRENVPPAEDVFRRVRLDWLLLFDLRMWKKVRNDLRALYISTVVTIPEFKRVLALRFASLYTILAQLYLVGDREPDHSIINLSLQMLTTPSITAEVVERGNFMTSLLAILYTFLTTRQVGHPWDVSPDAVLGFESGSVTNRRMYHFYQDLKYLFGAPHVQERVRCEPRYLMQFLDLVKLHQCIGPNVRAVVEHVEYEADSWITASLVTRQINLQARNLAEAFRNCPPDEFHYLQQAIRFTAKTVILNSIGAERHRFKQGEIKDEVQFKTLNDFEFDSESSSYDVVKFVVEKDAISFHHALHYTLSWLIECGRSLPVSTMRNLLSFTQQELKSKPRLMGRPQVPRKNYTAEDYLIASFDFPLRVCAWLAQIKANMWVRNGISLRHQASTYRGVGQRDVSHHRDIFLLQTALVICDPSRVLVSIIDRFGMESWVKGLFELKSEAQDDAQHLDVVEDMIHLLIVLLSDRTSLISSEDETKSRLLAMRRDITHVLCFKPLSFNEICNKLPEKYQEQEDFHRVLDEMATFKPPEGVSDVGTFELRPEYIEEIDPYIAHYNKNQREESELAYRKKMAKRTGKTAEEIVYEPKARPVPSGMFEDLGAFTSTGMFAQVIYYSLLYPLVAGKFTPSVPFTRLETFLQVVLHLMLIAILEDKSTDDDMSEESPKSFVHIALTKFGRSNFMPEAHSSRTIVSLLNMMSTKDEFKAVHPKIALVLKRLRQKRPRTFETAYVNLGASVDRISTASPANTSAEEERERRKKAALSRQAKVMAQFQQQQKSFMENQASFDWGSDIDEDEDEEGDGEQTEDRKHNWKYPVGTCILCQEEPDDRHLYGTFAHFNESRILRQTDFQDPDFVREASQTPCSLDRSAEDVRPFGIAHENRKMVEKVNAQGETFLAERQTIGKGFPSNVCRSGPVASGCGHMMHYRCFEVYYEATVRRHTHQIARHHPEDTKRNEFVCPLCKALGNAFVPIIWKGIDESYPGYLQSQGTFEEFVEKQMGSAYWIGGSKAREDEPTIPDMFTPSLPGSLVESLLPAQASSDTLWGRDDAESHSSTVGTPASYAFSDSVTPEPAQPQPATTATTNNNTDGSQLMNELLAAYRRLRNTLRVNGLRTSHLIDAKGDNVGELCASDTLVKSVGFTISSIEVQQRGIEAQPGMTLLEKIPEHILSHLRVLSETVSSYIAVGAQSGGGENKIETEFRKDSERQHCQLFMSRYFGTGTPHARRPLDVYPPLLSMDSFLFLVECSYGLVPLQKAEISHVLRLCYLAELVKLVYHMGRNIPVASWVGNLTNRHTQDPAINNFADFALGVTKTGVDFHAAQFPEGVEFGENRGFQQPGVDTLESWYTFSKKYALTFLRKCVIFLYVKYGVDFNSHVSPSPDADELERLTEALRVPTFDEMCAAITDNASACGWPQTTSALVSGWVKHQVMWPGDYSEIPLSAMMSHPGIFELIGLPKNYDALIEEATRRKCPTTGKELTDPVICLFCGELSCSQGTCCQKMDNSAERTEHTKIGGAQQHMRKCQRNIGVFLNVPPYIDKYGETDPQLRHGRQLFLNQKRYDSMIRNTVLNHGVPSLISRKLEAEINNGGWDTL, from the exons ATGGCCCAATCTATGTCGACCCAGGAGCAACAGCTCTGCCAGTTCTTGGCCGACCTGCCCTCCCGCTTCAACTACCGCTTCACCGAAGATGCTTCACGCGAGCTGCTTACCAGCCTCTTCTGGTCTCTCGCTGGAGGAAAAAGTGAATACATGCGATTGCTCTTTCCGGACGGTAAAATCGGAGAGGCACTCAAGCTGAGCGACTCTCAAGGCGCAGTTGAGGGAGCAGAGTATACTGAAGCAGCGCGGGGGAAGCGATGTGGGCACATCTTCAAACCTGGTGAGGCATCGTACATGTGCCGCACCTGTGGTACCGACGAAACTTGCTGCCTATGTGCCCGATGCTTCGACTCGACTGACCATACAGGGCACATGGTTCGAATCCACATATCAGTAGGAAATAGTGGTTGCTGTGACTGTGGAGATGACGAGGCATGGCGAACACCTCTGTTCTGCACCATTCACTCTCACGTTCAGGGAGGTACGGACAAGGGGAAGGGAAAAGAGGCGGCCTGTCTGCCTGAGGACCTTGTCACGAATCTACAGATGACCATTGGTCGTGTTTTCGACTACATCTGCGACGTCATCTCATGCTCCCCAGAACAGCTGCGACAGGCCAAGACACAAGAATCGATTCTCGAAGACGAGCAGTCATCACGCCTCTCCTCGAAATACTACGGTCCCGATGCCGAGCCATGTACAGAATTCGCCCTGATTCTTTGGAATGACGAGAAACATACCGTTCAAGAAGTTCAGGACCAGGTCGCCCGCGCTTGTCGAAAAAGCCGTAAGCTGGCTGCAGAGAATGCCTGGGAGACTGATGCTATTGGACGAAGTATCCTGACGTATATGCCCGACGTGAAGCGACTCTTGGACATGGCAGCTATAATGGAGGCCATCAGAGTTACAGTCACGATTCGGTCTGCAAGAGACACCTTCCGCGAACAAATGTGCGGCACCCTCGTTGAGTGGTTGAGTGATATATCTGGTTGCTCTGTCGGCCACGACAACAGTATTCTCCGGCGCACAGTTTGTGAACAGGTAATGATTCCCTGGCGTCAAGGGAGCCAAGCGACTCATACGATGGGTCTgattgatgacgaggaggaggatgaccAGATTGTCGACAGTAGACGCCGATTTGATGGCATGAATGCTAGGTTCATTCTGGCTTTGCAGGCTGCAGCCAACACCGGTACCGGCGTTCAGATAGAAATTGACGACGACTCcgatgatggagaggacgaagaagatgcgGATGCAGACATGGACGATCAAGGCCAACATTCTCCTTCCAGCTCAGTGGCTGGAggagacgaagacgaggatgacgacgtcATGATGGTCGATGCCCGCGGAGACGTCGGAGACCTTGGAATGAATTGGAGAGATAACGACCAGGCtttggaagaagacgaagcaaCAATGGCAGGCtatccaccacctcctccgcctcctcctgctcaaGTTACGTCTCAGGGCCAGGGTCagggtcaaggccaagcccaGACACAATCTGAGGCTCCAGCTAGAGCCAGGGACAGAGAAGCAACACCATCCGACTCGGATACAGCGGAGCCCCTAATCGCTCCTTCGATTTACGCAAAGGCAAACGCGGAAATTCCCAAAACTCCTGGTAAGACCGAGAAGTTAGTTCCTAGACCTGGGCGATATTGGATCGAGACACCTGCCGTTTATACACAGCGTGAGAACGTGCCTCCAGCTGAGGATGTATTCCGCCGTGTTCGCCTCGACTGGCTGTTGTTATTTGATTTGCGGATGTGGAAGAAGGTGAGAAACGACCTTCGAGCTCTGTACATCTCCACGGTTGTGACTATTCCCGAATTCAAGAGAGTACTGGCCCTCAGATTCGCCAGTCTTTACACAATCCTGGCTCAGCTTTATCTGGTTGGAGACCGAGAGCCAGACCACTCCATTATCAACCTTTCTCTTCAGATGCTCACCACCCCCTCAATTACTGCAGAAGTTGTCGAGCGCGGAAACTTTATGACCAGCTTGTTGGCAATTCTATACACCTTCTTGACAACTCGTCAAGTTGGGCACCCTTGGGATGTGTCCCCCGATGCAGTCTTAGGCTTCGAAAGCGGTTCGGTCACCAACAGGCGCATGTATCACTTTTACCAAGACCTGAAGTATCTTTTCGGCGCCCCTCATGTACAGGAGCGCGTTAGATGTGAGCCCCGCTACCTCATGCAgttccttgaccttgtcaagCTACATCAATGTATTGGGCCGAACGTCAGGGCCGTGGTTGAACACGTGGAATACGAGGCCGACTCCTGGATTACAGCATCCCTTGTAACCAGGCAAATCAACCTGCAAGCACGAAACCTTGCTGAGGCGTTCCGTAACTGCCCCCCAGATGAGTTCCACTACCTACAACAAGCAATTCGCTTCACGGCGAAGACGGTCATCTTGAACTCCATCGGCGCTGAACGTCATCGATTTAAGCAAGGTGAAATCAAAGACGAGGTGCAGTTTAAGACATTAAATGATTTTGAGTTCGATAGCGAATCGTCATCGTATGATGTCGTCAAGTTCGTTGTCGAGAAGGACGCGATCAGCTTCCACCATGCGCTGCACTACACCCTGTCCTGGCTCATTGAGTGTGGCCGGTCTCTTCCTGTGTCAACAATGCGGAACCTTCTGAGCTTTACTCAACAGGAGCTCAAATCTAAACCACGACTGATGGGGAGACCTCAAGTACCGCGAAAGAATTACACGGCAGAGGATTATCTCATCGCGTCTTTCGACTTCCCTCTCCGTGTTTGCGCTTGGCTTGCCCAGATCAAAGCCAACATGTGGGTTCGTAATGGAATCAGCCTGCGACACCAAGCCAGTACGTATCGCGGTGTCGGTCAACGAGACGTATCTCATCATCGGGATATCTTTTTACTTCAGACTGCTTTGGTGATTTGTGATCCAAGCCGGGTACTGGTCTCGATCATAGACCGCTTTGGAATGGAAAGCTGGGTCAAGGGTTTATTCGAGCTCAAATCTGAAGCTCAGGATGATGCTCAGCACCTTGATGTTGTCGAAGATATGATTCATCTTCTGATCGTCCTGCTAAGCGACCGGACCTCTTTGATATCTTCGGAGGATGAGACCAAGTCCAGGCTCTTGGCCATGCGCCGCGACATTACTCACGTGTTGTGTTTCAAGCCGCTATCGTTCAACGAGATCTGTAACAAACTGCCTGAGAAGTATCAAGAGCAAGAGGACTTCCATCGAgtgcttgatgagatggccACTTTCAAACCACCAGAGGGTGTCTCCGATGTTGGTACTTTCGAACTTCGACCTGAGTATATTGAGGAGATTGACCCTTATATCGCTCACTACAACAAGAACCAGCGTGAGGAGTCGGAGCTAGCTTACcgaaagaagatggcgaaACGGACAGGAAAGACTGCTGAAGAAATTGTATACGAGCCCAAGGCCCGACCAGTCCCTTCGGGCATGTTTGAGGACTTGGGCGCTTTCACGAGTACCGGCATGTTTGCTCAAGTCATTTACTACTCACTCCTTTATCCCCTGGTGGCCGGCAAATTTACTCCCTCCGTTCCTTTTACTCGACTGGAAACATTTCTCCAAGTTGTCTTGCATCTTATGCTCATCGCCATTCTCGAGGACAAGTCAACTGACGATGATATGAGCGAAGAATCACCAAAGTCCTTTGTCCACATCGCCCTCACAAAGTTCGGCCGCAGCAACTTTATGCCTGAAGCCCACAGTTCAAGAACAATCGTGTCTCTGCTGAATATGATGTCAACCAAGGACGAGTTCAAGGCAGTTCATCCTAAAATCGCACTCGTTCTAAAGCGCCTGCGCCAGAAACGTCCTCGCACTTTTGAGACAGCGTATGTGAACTTGGGTGCTTCCGTAGACCGTATAAGCACCGCGTCACCAGCAAACACATCCGCTGAGGAAGAGCgcgagagaagaaagaaggcaGCTCTGAGCCGCCAAGCCAAGGTCATGGCGCAattccaacagcagcagaagagtTTCATGGAAAACCAGGCTTCTTTTGACTGGGGCAGTGAtatcgatgaagatgaggacgaagaaggcGATGGCGAGCAAACGGAGGACCGAAAACACAACTGGAAGTACCCAGTGGGAACTTGCATCCTGTGTCAGGAGGAGCCGGACGATCGTCATCTCTATGGGACTTTTGCTCACTTCAACGAAAGCCGCATCCTCCGGCAGACAGATTTCCAAGACCCTGATTTCGTTCGCGAAGCATCGCAAACACCATGCAGTCTTGATCGATCGGCCGAGGATGTTCGACCATTCGGTATTGCTCACGAGAACCGCAAGATGGTGGAAAAAGTCAACGCTCAAGGTGAAACGTTTCTCGCAGAGAGACAGACAATCGGTAAGGGTTTTCCTTCCAACGTCTGTCGGTCAGGCCCAGTGGCAAGTGGTTGCGGGCATATGATGCATTATCGCTGCTTTGAAGTTTACTATGAAGCGACTGTTCGCCGCCATACGCATCAGATTGCCAGGCATCACCCAGAAGATACCAAGCGTAATGAGTTTGTCTGTCCTCTATGTAAGGCGCTAGGCAATGCATTTGTACCGATTATCTGGAAGGGCATAGACGAGTCATACCCAGGCTACCTCCAGTCTCAAGGTACATTCGAAGAATTCGTCGAGAAGCAAATGGGATCTGCTTACTGGATTGGTGGAAGCAAGGCACGGGAGGACGAGCCTACTATACCTGACATGTTTACTCCAAGTCTCCCGGGAAGCCTCGTTGAGTCCTTACTCCCAGCCCAAGCTTCGAGCGACACCTTGTGGGGAAGAGATGATGCAGAGTCTCATTCGTCAACTGTCGGCACACCTGCAAGCTACGCATTCTCTGACTCGGTTACCCCTGAGCCGGCGCAACCTCAACCCGCCACTACTGctaccaccaacaacaacacagaTGGCAGCCAGTTGATGAACGAGCTATTAGCCGCCTACCGCCGACTGAGGAATACACTCCGTGTCAACGGTCTTCGTACTAGCCACCTCATTGACGCTAAGGGTGACAACGTTGGTGAATTATGCGCCAGCGACACACTGGTGAAGTCTGTGGGCTTCACGATCTCTTCAATCGAAGTCCAGCAGCGAGGCATTGAAGCCCAGCCAGGCATGACGCTCCTAGAGAAGATCCCTGAGCACATCTTGTCGCACCTCAGAGTCCTATCAGAGACTGTATCTTCCTACATCGCTGTTGGGGCGCAATCTGGTGGTGGCGAGAACAAAATCGAAACCGAATTCAGGAAGGACAGCGAGCGGCAACACTGTCAGCTGTTCATGTCGAGATACTTCGGTACTGGAACTCCCCATGCTCGCCGACCTCTGGATGTGTACCCTCCACTACTGAGCATGGACTCGTTCCTGTTCTTGGTGGAATGCTCCTACGGTTTAGTGCCGCTCCAGAAAGCTGAAATTTCTCATGTTCTTCGGCTTTGTTATCTGGCAGAACTTGTGAAGCTGGTGTATCACATGGGGCGTAATATTCCTGTCGCTAGCTGGGTTGGCAATCTCACCAACCGCCATACGCAGGACCCGGCCATCAACAATTTTGCAGACTTTGCCCTCGGCGTTACGAAGACTGGGGTCGATTTCCATGCGGCCCAATTCCCTGAAGGCGTTGAATTTGGCGAGAACCGTGGCTTCCAGCAACCAGGCGTGGACACTCTAGAGAGCTGGTATACCTTTTCCAAGAAATACGCTCTCACCTTCCTACGGAAATGTGTCATTTTCCTGTATGTCAAGTATGGCGTAGACTTCAACAGTCATGTCTCGCCTTCGCCagatgctgatgagctgGAACGCCTCACTGAAGCTCTTCGAGTTCCAACATTTGACGAGATGTGTGCTGCCATCACAGACAACGCGTCAGCTTGTGGCTGGCCTCAGACAACTTCTGCACTGGTGTCTGGTTGGGTAAAGCATCAAGTTATGTGGCCCGGAGACTATAGCGAGATTCCTCTCTCGGCAATGATGAGCCACCCTGGAATCTTTGAACTTATTGGATTACCAAAGAATTACGATGCGCTCATAGAAGAAGCTACCAGACGAAAATGCCCTACCACTGGAAAGGAGCTCACAGACCCTGTCATATGCCTCTTCTGCGGAGAACTATCTTGCAGCCAAGGCACATGTTGCCAGAAGATGGACAATTCTGCCGAGCGAACAGAACACACCAAGATTGGTGGTGCACAGCAGCATATGCGCAA GTGTCAACGGAATATTGGGGTGTTCCTCAATGTGC CTCCTTATATCGACAAGTACGGAGAGACGGATCCTCAGCTGCGTCATGGGCGACAGCTATTCCTGAACCAGAAACGATATGACTCCATGATACGAAATACGGTGCTCAACCACGGGGTACCGAGCTTGATTAGCCGCAAGTTGGAGGCGGAGATCAATAATGGCGGATGGgatactttatag
- a CDS encoding hypothetical protein (EggNog:ENOG41) gives MSSRFVSAGKIGSSGEISKDASGAESTPQQPLHSSAKSKEWEAVERQLEAERKKREEQRIKAATGEGEKTLYDVLQANKAAKQAEFEEQTKLRNQFRALDDDEIEFLDEIRANKRAEEERVRRETEERLRAFRERQKGDAAQGENAGVKEEGESWEIGRKRKRTKEKDVKGLRRKVSAAEEKETGKQDTKSVEGTSHDSLDVKSRTTSQPAAQPSEKKGLALVGYGSNSDDDD, from the exons ATGTCTAGCCGCTTCGTATCGGCTGGCAAGATCGGCTCATCTGGAGAGATCTCGAAAGACGCGAGTGGTGCAGAATCAACACCTCAACAGCCGCTTCACAGTTCCGCCAAGTCCAAAGAATGGGAAGCGGTTGAGCGACAGTTGGAAGCCGAAAGAAAGAAGCGCGAGGAACAGCGCATCAAGGCTGCTACAGGAGAAGGCGAGAAGACCTTATATGACGTCCTCCAGGCAAACAAAG CGGCAAAACAGGCCGAATTTGAAGAACAGACCAAACTACGTAACCAGTTTCGTGCactggatgatgacgagataGAATTCTTGGATGAGATACGTGCCAACAAGCGTGCAGAAGAGGAACGCGTGAGACGAGAGACGGAAGAACGTCTAAGGGCATTCCGAGAGCGACAAAAGGGCGATGCTGCCCAGGGCGAGAATGCTGgtgtcaaagaagaaggcgagtCATGGGAGATTGGTCGTAAGAGGAAGCGCACGAAAGAGAAAGATGTCAAGGGGCTGAGACGAAAAGTCAGCGCagcagaggagaaggaaacTGGGAAGCAAGATACAAAGTCAGTCGAAGGCACGAGTCATGATTCGTTAGATGTGAAGTCCAGGACGACAAGTCAGCCAGCTGCTCAGCCATCAGAGAAGAAGGGGCTAGCATTGGTGGGCTATGGGAGCAAttcagatgatgacgattgA
- a CDS encoding hypothetical protein (EggNog:ENOG41): MAPRGKIRLKLTRSAKSESTPKSFADLEDEPMPDAGTSPLDSKRQQVPDPDDEKDEDHQPKEESGDEDDAADAAEKDDESVKEPTPPPQLMVRRKRLGRPPKNRPPDWDNMISVPADEANTPRRRGRGGWRGRGGRKGGPAAPKAEQVIDQEGTVAEIANDECVLPEDPEGETKVDKLGNLQGGRDYRCRTFTVTGRGDRLYMLSTEPARCVGFRDSYLFFTKHRKLYKIIVDDDEKRDMIERDIIPHSYKGRSIGIVTARSVFREFGARIIVGGKRIIDDYNVAQARTDGAVEGQLADPDDHFVEGEPYNKNQYVAWHGASAVYHTNVPSVPVPNGKIESKKRKVNVNDMNWMLEHAREASTFNAGINAIRKLNNAGVYDIHTNVMQYPTTMQPTRARIEQVAPEDEQATADSAIFPPVPTKMARNFFVADTYFETSSAGVISASAVNGTAGSPDFLASFQGLSAVSNEIKDLLPPECRVAFDGAVAKETSYRSKWGPESETMSRRQPIIDKAIVPYSMS, encoded by the exons ATGGCGCCCCGTGGAAAGATTCGCTTGAAGCTGACGCGAAGCGCCAAATCAGAAAGCACGCCAAAATCATTCGCAGACCTCGAAGATGAACCTATGCCCGATGCCGGAACCAGTCCCCTGGACTCCAAGCGACAGCAGGTGCCCGACCcggatgatgagaaggacgaggatCATCAGCCAAAGGAAGAGTCgggggatgaagatgatgccgCCGACGCGGCTGAAAAGGACGACGAATCCGTCAAGGAACCCACGCCCCCCCCTCAGCTCATGGTCCGTCGCAAGAGGCTTGGTCGTCCTCCCAAGAACAGACCTCCAGATTGGGACAACATGATTTCTGTTCCCGCCGACGAAGCCAACACCCCGCGACGCCGAGGAAGAGGTGGATGGCGAGGCAGGGGTGGTCGTAAAGGAGGTCCTGCGGCACCCAAAGCCGAGCAAGTTATCGACCAGGAGGGAACTGTTGCCGAAATCGCAAACGATGAGTGCGTCTTGCCTGAAGATCCAGAGGGTGAGACCAAGGTGGACAAGTTGGGCAACCTCCAAGGCGGACGTGATTATCGATGCCGAACTTTCACAGTTACCGGTCGTGGGGACAGGCTCTACATGCTTTCCACGGAACCAGCTCGATGCGTTGGCTTCAGGGACAGTTACCTTTTTTTCACAAAGCACCGCAAACTCTACAAGATTATtgtggatgacgatgaaaagCGAGACATGATTGAGCGAGATATTATCCCTCACTCGTACAAGGGTCGTTCCATAGGAATCGTAACGGCGCGATCGGTCTTTCGCGAGTTTGGTGCTCGTATCATTGTGGGCGGAAAACGCATCATCGACGACTACAACGTTGCCCAGGCCCGCACCGATGGCGCCGTCGAGGGCCAGCTTGCGGACCCAGATGATCATTTCGTCGAGGGAGAGCCGTACAACAAGAACCAGTACGTTGCGTGGCACGGAGCCAGTGCCGTGTACCACACGAATGTACCATCAGTGCCGGTTCCCAATGGCAAGATCGAGTCAAAGAAACGCAAGGTAAATGTCAACGACATGAATTGGATGCTAGAACATGCTCGTGAAGCCAG CACATTCAATGCCGGCATCAATGCCATCAGAAAGCTCAACAATGCCGGTGTGTACGACATTCACACAAATGTGATGCAGTACCCAACAACAATGCAGCCTACGCGGGCACGTATTGAGCAAGTCGCCCCAGAGGACGAGCAGGCGACCGCAGACAGCGCCATCTTCCCCCCCGTCCCTACGAAGATGGCGCGCAACTTCTTCGTTGCAGACACATACTTTGAGACATCATCGGCGGGCGTCATTTCGGCGTCTGCAGTGAACGGTACCGCAGGTTCACCAGACTTCCTTGCTTCTTTCCAGGGATTGAGTGCTGTATCAAATGAGATCAAAGACCTATTGCCTCCAGAGTGTCGTGTGGCTTTCGACGGCGCCGTGGCAAAGGAGACATCATATCGGTCAAAATGGGGCCCTGAGAGCGAGACAATGTCGCGCCGTCAACCCATTATCGACAAGGCAATCGTGCCCTACAGCATGAGTTGA